One Moorella sp. E308F genomic region harbors:
- the ahbA gene encoding siroheme decarboxylase subunit alpha, with product MDNLDRRLLNMIQENFPLTEEPYAELGRRLGLTEKEVLERLAKLKEEGIIRRIGAVFDLRRLGYTSTLCAMQVPEERLAEVAAVVNSFPGVTHNYLREDAYNMWFTLISPCRRQLEKVMASIEARTGLPVLELPAEKSYKIRVNFNLEEGSP from the coding sequence TTGGATAACCTTGACCGCCGTTTATTAAATATGATCCAGGAAAATTTCCCCCTGACGGAAGAGCCCTACGCCGAACTGGGCCGGCGTTTGGGTCTCACGGAAAAGGAAGTCCTGGAACGCCTGGCTAAATTAAAAGAAGAAGGGATCATTCGCCGCATCGGCGCCGTCTTTGACCTGCGGCGACTGGGTTATACCAGCACCCTCTGCGCCATGCAGGTCCCTGAAGAGCGCCTGGCGGAAGTAGCGGCAGTAGTTAATAGCTTTCCAGGAGTTACCCACAATTACCTGCGGGAAGATGCTTATAACATGTGGTTTACCCTTATCAGCCCCTGCCGCCGCCAGCTGGAAAAGGTCATGGCCAGTATAGAAGCCAGGACCGGCCTGCCGGTGCTGGAGCTCCCGGCAGAAAAATCTTACAAGATCCGGGTAAACTTTAACCTGGAAGAAGGGAGCCCGTAA
- the nirJ2 gene encoding putative heme d1 biosynthesis radical SAM protein NirJ2, whose protein sequence is MLLSWNTTNQCNLYCDHCYRDAGAKAEDELSTAEAKNLIDEAVKAGFRIMIFSGGEPLLRPDLLELIAYAAARGLRPVLGSNGTLLTPDLARELKKAGALAIGISLDSCDPARHDRLRQKDGAWQEALAGMAACREAGLSFQVHTTVFDWNQDELEKLTDLAVDLGARAHHFFFLVPTGRAASIEAESLRAEAYERTLKRILQKQQQVNIELKPTCAPQFMRIAREMGIPVRYSRGCLAGIAYCIVSPRGDVQPCAYLNLPVGNVRETPFSRLWQESEVFRTLRTESYGGSCGRCGYKKICGGCRARAWYYHGDYMAEEPWCLYQGRKGMEVG, encoded by the coding sequence ATGCTCTTATCATGGAACACCACCAACCAGTGCAACCTTTACTGCGACCACTGCTACCGGGACGCCGGCGCTAAAGCGGAAGATGAATTAAGTACGGCGGAAGCAAAAAATCTAATCGATGAAGCCGTTAAAGCCGGTTTCCGGATTATGATCTTCAGCGGCGGCGAACCCCTGTTAAGGCCCGACTTGCTGGAATTGATAGCTTATGCTGCGGCGCGCGGCTTAAGGCCGGTCCTGGGGAGCAACGGCACCCTGCTCACCCCTGACCTGGCCCGGGAATTGAAAAAGGCCGGGGCGCTGGCCATAGGCATTTCCCTGGATAGCTGCGACCCCGCCCGCCATGACCGCCTGCGGCAAAAGGATGGGGCCTGGCAGGAAGCCCTGGCCGGTATGGCGGCCTGCCGGGAGGCGGGTTTGTCCTTCCAGGTGCATACCACCGTCTTTGACTGGAACCAGGACGAGCTGGAAAAACTGACTGACCTGGCGGTGGATCTTGGCGCGAGGGCTCACCATTTCTTTTTCCTGGTGCCTACCGGCCGGGCGGCGAGCATCGAAGCGGAATCCTTACGGGCCGAGGCATATGAGAGAACCTTAAAGCGCATCTTACAAAAGCAGCAGCAGGTAAATATTGAATTAAAACCCACCTGCGCGCCCCAGTTTATGCGCATTGCCAGGGAAATGGGAATTCCCGTCCGCTACAGCCGCGGCTGCCTGGCCGGCATTGCCTACTGCATCGTCAGTCCCCGGGGAGACGTCCAGCCCTGTGCCTACCTGAATCTGCCCGTGGGCAATGTCCGGGAAACGCCCTTTAGCCGTCTCTGGCAGGAGAGTGAGGTTTTCCGTACTTTACGCACGGAAAGCTACGGCGGTAGCTGCGGCCGCTGCGGCTACAAGAAGATCTGCGGCGGTTGCCGCGCGCGGGCCTGGTATTACCACGGCGACTATATGGCTGAAGAGCCCTGGTGTCTCTACCAGGGCCGGAAGGGGATGGAGGTTGGATAA
- the hemB gene encoding porphobilinogen synthase has protein sequence MSGFPVRRPRRLRQNETLRAMVRETEININDLIYPFFVIHGQGIKNPVPSMPGVYQLSIDNLVKEAAGVVAAGIPAVLLFGIPAVKDEMGSGAYDPRGIVQEAVRALKGAYPELLVITDVCLCEYTSHGHCGLVDDGQVLNDPTLELIAKTALSHVEAGADIVAPSDMMDGRVGAIRRLLDKEGFTHTPILAYAAKFASAFYGPFREAAASAPRFGDRRSYQMDPANSDEALREVELDLQEGADMIMVKPALPYLDIIRRVKDTFNTPLVAYQVSGEYAMLKAAAANGWLDEERTVLESLTAIKRAGADLIITYYALDVARWLK, from the coding sequence ATGTCCGGTTTTCCCGTGCGCCGGCCGCGACGCCTGCGGCAGAATGAAACCTTGCGGGCCATGGTCCGGGAAACGGAAATTAACATCAACGACCTCATTTATCCCTTTTTCGTCATCCACGGCCAGGGGATAAAAAACCCGGTTCCTTCTATGCCCGGCGTTTACCAGCTTTCCATCGACAACCTGGTCAAAGAAGCCGCTGGCGTAGTCGCTGCCGGTATCCCGGCCGTCCTCCTCTTTGGCATCCCGGCGGTAAAAGATGAGATGGGCTCCGGGGCTTATGACCCCCGGGGTATTGTCCAGGAAGCCGTGCGGGCCTTAAAGGGCGCTTATCCGGAACTCCTGGTCATTACCGACGTCTGCCTGTGCGAGTATACCAGCCACGGCCACTGCGGCCTGGTGGATGACGGCCAGGTTTTAAACGATCCTACCTTAGAGCTTATCGCCAAAACAGCTCTCTCCCATGTGGAGGCCGGGGCCGATATCGTAGCTCCCTCGGATATGATGGACGGTCGGGTGGGGGCCATCCGCCGCCTTCTGGATAAAGAAGGCTTTACCCACACACCTATCCTGGCCTACGCGGCCAAGTTCGCTTCGGCTTTCTACGGTCCTTTCCGGGAAGCCGCCGCTTCGGCGCCCCGGTTCGGCGACCGCCGCAGCTACCAGATGGACCCGGCCAACAGCGACGAAGCCCTGCGGGAAGTGGAACTGGACCTCCAGGAAGGCGCCGATATGATCATGGTCAAACCGGCCCTCCCGTACCTGGATATCATCCGCCGGGTTAAAGACACCTTCAACACCCCCCTGGTAGCCTACCAGGTCAGCGGCGAGTATGCCATGCTCAAAGCCGCCGCTGCCAATGGCTGGTTGGACGAGGAAAGAACCGTGCTGGAAAGCCTGACGGCCATCAAGAGGGCCGGTGCCGATCTCATTATCACCTATTATGCTCTGGATGTAGCAAGGTGGCTTAAATAA
- a CDS encoding radical SAM/SPASM domain-containing protein, whose amino-acid sequence MISLTKLLFNDSYFGDTLRYSQAAFGAAAGARRDSGPVVVWNCTRACNLKCRHCYAAAGPVAGGEEMDTLAARDFLEQLAAFRVPVLLLSGGEPLVRQDIFDLMAAAVKKGLRVTLSTNGTLIDRSTARELKKIGISYVGISLDGVEERHDAFRGQKGAFAAALEGIRNCLAVDQRVGLRFTISRLNVDQLEEIFYLIREENIPRACFYHLVYSGRGSELAGEDLSHEESRAAMDLLIEATQRLKEQGREVEILTVDNHADGVYLYLKLRRQDPERAAAVLELLRLNGGNRSGIAIGAVDWAGNVHPDQFTTHHTLGNVRERPFGEIWTDVSHPLLKALRDRKPLLKGRCSTCAWLDLCNGNCRARAESLTGDFWESDPACYLTDAEISG is encoded by the coding sequence CTGATCAGCCTTACCAAACTGCTTTTTAACGATAGTTATTTCGGTGATACGTTGCGCTACAGCCAGGCCGCCTTTGGAGCGGCAGCAGGGGCGCGCCGGGACAGCGGGCCGGTAGTGGTCTGGAACTGCACCCGGGCCTGCAACCTGAAGTGCCGCCATTGCTATGCCGCAGCCGGACCTGTCGCGGGCGGGGAGGAGATGGATACCCTGGCCGCCCGGGATTTTTTGGAGCAGCTGGCGGCCTTCCGCGTGCCTGTCCTTCTCCTGTCCGGAGGTGAACCCCTGGTGCGGCAGGATATCTTTGATCTCATGGCCGCTGCTGTTAAGAAAGGCCTGCGGGTTACCCTGTCCACCAACGGTACCCTCATTGACCGCAGCACCGCCAGGGAGTTGAAGAAGATCGGTATCAGCTATGTAGGAATCAGCCTGGACGGCGTGGAGGAGAGGCATGATGCCTTCCGGGGGCAAAAAGGAGCCTTTGCGGCGGCCCTGGAAGGTATCCGTAATTGCCTGGCTGTCGACCAGCGGGTGGGCCTGCGCTTTACCATCAGCCGGCTCAACGTTGACCAGCTGGAAGAAATATTTTACCTCATCCGGGAAGAGAACATTCCCCGGGCCTGTTTTTATCACCTGGTTTACAGCGGCCGGGGCAGTGAGCTTGCCGGGGAAGACCTGAGCCACGAAGAAAGCCGCGCTGCCATGGATTTGCTTATCGAAGCAACCCAGCGCCTGAAGGAACAGGGCCGGGAAGTAGAAATCTTAACCGTCGATAACCATGCCGACGGCGTTTACCTTTATTTAAAACTGCGGCGCCAGGACCCGGAGCGGGCGGCGGCCGTCCTTGAGTTATTGCGCCTGAACGGGGGTAACCGCAGCGGCATCGCCATCGGTGCCGTCGACTGGGCCGGTAACGTCCACCCCGACCAGTTTACCACGCACCACACCCTGGGGAATGTCCGGGAACGGCCCTTTGGTGAAATCTGGACGGATGTAAGCCATCCCCTTTTGAAGGCCCTGCGGGACCGCAAGCCCCTGCTCAAAGGCCGCTGTTCAACTTGCGCCTGGCTGGACCTCTGTAACGGCAACTGCCGTGCCCGGGCGGAGAGCCTGACCGGCGACTTCTGGGAATCCGACCCTGCCTGCTATTTGACTGATGCGGAAATCTCAGGATAA
- the cobA gene encoding uroporphyrinogen-III C-methyltransferase, protein MPTGKVYLVGAGPGDAGLLTIKGQECLARADVVVYDRLINPGLLDYAPEGTEKIYVGKAPHRHALPQQEINELLVDLARQGKQVVRLKGGDPFVFGRGGEEALALKAAGIPFEVVPGVTAAIAVPAYAGIPVTHRGLASTVAFITGNEDPGKESHAINWEGLAGAVDTLVFLMGMANLATIVSRLLACGRDPSTPVALIRWGTRAEQETLTGTLADIEARAQEAGFSNPAIIVVGQVVTLRSTLAWLEGKPLFGRRVVITRPRAQAEAMARRLAELGAEVLVFPAIEIRPPIDWGPVDAALARIKDFEWIIFTSANGVRYFCRRLQERQLDIRILAGIKIAAIGPATARTLQERGLNPDWQPGEYVAEAVAAGLGPLLNGRRVLLPRADIARPFLAEDLRRQGAEVTEVAIYRTVKMASEADILRELLAAGKVAAVTFTSSSTVKSFLELLGDKANVLMEGVDVFCLGPITAATAREAGLSVTATAGEYTEAGLIQAMVDYYAGRKAGEEN, encoded by the coding sequence ATTCCCACAGGTAAGGTATATCTGGTCGGTGCCGGCCCCGGTGACGCCGGTTTATTAACTATCAAGGGGCAGGAATGCCTGGCCCGGGCCGACGTGGTGGTCTATGACCGCCTGATCAACCCGGGCCTCCTGGATTATGCACCGGAAGGCACCGAAAAAATCTACGTCGGCAAAGCCCCCCACCGCCATGCCCTGCCTCAGCAAGAAATCAACGAACTCCTGGTAGATCTTGCCCGGCAGGGTAAGCAGGTGGTGCGCTTAAAAGGGGGTGATCCCTTTGTCTTTGGCCGCGGCGGGGAAGAAGCCCTGGCCCTCAAGGCCGCCGGCATACCCTTTGAAGTCGTACCCGGCGTCACGGCGGCCATCGCCGTACCGGCCTACGCCGGCATCCCGGTGACCCACCGCGGCTTGGCTTCAACGGTGGCCTTCATTACCGGCAATGAGGACCCGGGAAAAGAAAGTCATGCCATAAACTGGGAAGGACTGGCCGGGGCCGTCGATACTCTGGTATTCCTCATGGGCATGGCCAACCTGGCCACCATTGTCAGCCGGCTGCTGGCATGTGGCCGTGATCCATCCACCCCGGTGGCCCTCATCCGCTGGGGAACCAGGGCCGAGCAGGAGACCCTGACCGGTACCCTGGCCGATATTGAGGCCAGAGCCCAGGAGGCCGGCTTCAGCAACCCGGCCATTATCGTCGTCGGCCAGGTGGTCACCTTGCGCTCTACCCTGGCCTGGCTGGAAGGTAAACCCCTCTTCGGCCGGCGAGTAGTAATTACCCGTCCCCGGGCCCAGGCAGAAGCAATGGCCCGGCGGCTGGCCGAACTGGGGGCCGAAGTACTGGTCTTCCCGGCCATTGAAATCCGGCCGCCAATCGACTGGGGTCCTGTAGATGCCGCCCTGGCCAGGATTAAAGATTTCGAGTGGATAATCTTTACCAGTGCCAACGGAGTTCGTTATTTTTGCCGGCGTTTGCAGGAAAGGCAGCTTGACATCCGCATCCTGGCCGGGATAAAAATCGCCGCCATCGGCCCGGCGACGGCCAGGACCCTGCAAGAGCGGGGTTTAAACCCCGACTGGCAGCCGGGGGAATATGTGGCCGAAGCGGTGGCTGCCGGGCTGGGACCATTACTTAACGGCCGGCGCGTGCTCCTGCCGCGAGCCGATATTGCCCGTCCCTTCCTGGCTGAAGATCTCCGCCGTCAGGGGGCAGAAGTGACGGAGGTAGCTATTTACCGTACGGTTAAAATGGCGAGCGAAGCTGACATTTTGCGGGAACTGCTGGCTGCCGGGAAAGTAGCGGCCGTTACTTTTACCAGTTCCTCAACAGTTAAATCTTTCCTTGAACTACTGGGGGATAAAGCTAACGTCTTGATGGAGGGCGTCGACGTTTTTTGCCTCGGGCCCATTACAGCGGCTACAGCCAGGGAAGCGGGGCTATCGGTAACAGCTACGGCCGGGGAATATACGGAAGCAGGCCTGATCCAGGCCATGGTGGACTATTACGCCGGCCGGAAGGCAGGTGAGGAGAACTGA
- the hemC gene encoding hydroxymethylbilane synthase, translating into MREVKVGSRDSELARWQARWIIEALEKAWPDLTCRLVTFKTRGDKILDVALARIGDKGLFTKELELALLDGAIDMAVHSMKDMPTSLPEGLIIGAVGPREDPADVLISPAGYTLATLPVRARVGTSSLRRKAQLAHVRPDLELVDLRGNVPTRLAKMEREGLEAIVLAAAGVKRLNHGRLLGEPIPYNICLPAVGQGAIAVEIRAEDEQIAQLVAAINHPPTAAAVRAERAYLRALEGGCQVPIGALAIVEGEALVLRGMVASLDGRQVLRDFTSGSTANPEAAGQELARKLLARGAGAILQEVRLKSGNSHR; encoded by the coding sequence ATGCGGGAAGTAAAGGTGGGCTCCAGGGACAGTGAACTGGCCCGCTGGCAGGCTCGCTGGATCATTGAGGCCCTGGAAAAAGCCTGGCCGGATCTGACCTGCCGCCTGGTTACCTTTAAAACCAGGGGCGATAAGATCCTCGATGTGGCCCTGGCGCGGATTGGCGATAAGGGCCTTTTTACCAAGGAACTGGAACTGGCCCTTCTGGACGGGGCTATCGATATGGCCGTCCACAGCATGAAGGATATGCCGACCAGCTTGCCGGAAGGCCTGATTATCGGCGCCGTGGGGCCACGGGAAGACCCGGCTGATGTCCTCATCTCCCCGGCGGGCTATACCCTGGCGACTCTACCGGTCAGGGCCCGGGTGGGAACGAGTAGCCTGAGGCGCAAGGCCCAGCTGGCCCATGTCCGCCCCGACCTGGAACTGGTGGACCTGCGGGGGAATGTCCCTACCCGCCTGGCAAAAATGGAACGGGAAGGGCTGGAGGCCATCGTCCTGGCCGCCGCTGGGGTGAAAAGGTTAAACCATGGTCGCCTGCTGGGGGAACCCATCCCCTATAACATCTGCCTGCCGGCTGTAGGGCAGGGGGCCATCGCCGTCGAGATCCGGGCCGAGGATGAGCAAATCGCGCAGCTGGTGGCCGCCATCAACCATCCGCCCACGGCAGCGGCCGTGCGAGCCGAAAGGGCATATTTACGCGCCCTGGAAGGAGGCTGCCAGGTTCCCATAGGCGCCCTGGCTATCGTGGAAGGGGAAGCCCTGGTCCTCAGGGGTATGGTGGCCAGCCTGGACGGCAGACAGGTGTTAAGGGATTTTACTTCCGGGAGCACGGCCAACCCGGAGGCCGCCGGGCAGGAACTGGCCCGGAAATTACTGGCCCGGGGCGCGGGGGCCATTTTACAGGAGGTAAGACTGAAGAGTGGCAATTCCCACAGGTAA
- the hemA gene encoding glutamyl-tRNA reductase: MFVVAVGLNHRTAPVEIREQLAFARHSLPGALKQLRAEAGVEGCVILSTCNRTEIYVACQQEETGIRAGKNFLGQSWRMDLKKLEGYLYTLNTRHTVRHLFRVAGGLDSMILGEDQVLAQVAEAYEIARGTGTTNNILNTLWQQAITVGKRVRTETRIDRNTVSISYAAVELARQVFHGNLRGRTVLVIGAGKMSTLAARYLKDKGVTTVLVSNRSYDRALELAAKIGGRAVRLDALEDYLSRADIVISCTAASHYILHREQIARARARAARPDSPLMLIDIAVPRDIEPSAGDLPGVKLYDIDDLQQVVLANLEERQHAARQAEGIITEEIDAFFRWLGSLYVVPTIIALKEKAEAIKKEELERACNRLGELTPRQKKIIGSLANTIVNQLLHDAVVNLKKAALTPRGHLYAEALHELFNLPVEEARSRKETAVVEGGSK; the protein is encoded by the coding sequence GTGTTTGTCGTTGCCGTCGGTTTAAATCATCGCACGGCGCCGGTAGAAATCCGGGAACAACTTGCTTTTGCCCGCCACAGTTTGCCGGGGGCTCTGAAACAGCTACGAGCCGAGGCCGGCGTTGAGGGTTGCGTGATTTTAAGTACCTGCAACCGGACGGAAATATATGTGGCCTGCCAGCAGGAGGAAACCGGGATCAGGGCAGGTAAAAATTTCCTTGGCCAGTCCTGGCGGATGGACCTGAAAAAACTAGAAGGCTATCTTTACACCCTGAATACGCGCCATACCGTCCGCCACCTGTTTCGGGTGGCTGGCGGGCTGGATTCCATGATTCTCGGCGAAGACCAGGTTTTGGCCCAGGTGGCCGAAGCTTACGAGATCGCCCGGGGAACAGGAACAACTAATAACATCCTCAACACCCTGTGGCAGCAGGCCATTACCGTCGGCAAGAGGGTAAGAACGGAAACACGCATCGACCGCAATACGGTATCCATCAGCTACGCTGCTGTAGAACTGGCCCGCCAGGTCTTTCACGGTAACCTCCGGGGGCGGACCGTTCTGGTAATCGGGGCAGGTAAAATGAGTACCCTGGCCGCCCGTTACCTGAAAGATAAAGGCGTGACCACAGTCTTGGTTTCCAATCGTTCATATGACCGGGCCTTAGAGCTGGCCGCTAAAATTGGCGGCCGGGCGGTGCGCCTGGACGCCCTGGAGGATTACTTATCCCGGGCCGATATCGTAATCAGCTGTACGGCGGCCAGCCACTATATTCTTCACCGGGAACAGATAGCCCGGGCCCGGGCGCGGGCGGCGCGGCCGGACAGTCCCCTGATGCTCATTGACATTGCCGTGCCCCGGGATATTGAGCCCTCTGCCGGCGATCTGCCAGGGGTGAAACTGTATGATATCGACGACCTGCAACAGGTGGTCCTGGCCAATCTGGAGGAACGGCAGCATGCCGCCCGGCAGGCGGAAGGTATCATTACTGAGGAAATCGATGCTTTTTTCCGCTGGCTGGGCTCCCTGTATGTGGTGCCGACCATTATTGCTTTAAAGGAAAAAGCGGAAGCCATTAAAAAGGAGGAATTGGAGCGGGCCTGCAACCGGCTGGGAGAATTGACACCAAGGCAGAAAAAAATAATTGGCTCCCTGGCCAACACCATAGTCAACCAGCTCCTTCACGACGCTGTCGTAAACTTAAAAAAGGCCGCCCTTACACCGCGGGGCCATTTATATGCCGAAGCCCTGCACGAACTTTTTAACCTGCCTGTGGAAGAGGCCAGGTCCCGGAAAGAAACGGCGGTAGTAGAAGGAGGAAGTAAATAA
- a CDS encoding precorrin-2 dehydrogenase/sirohydrochlorin ferrochelatase family protein — protein MGFYSIAVELTNRPCLVVGGGQVGERKILNLLEAGARVTLVSPEVTRVLADLALARQLVWWRREYQPGDIRGMTLVFAVTGDAGLNARVAADCQQAGIWVNVADAPEKCTFIVPSIVRRGDLQIAITTAGKSPALASQLRKQLEAEIGPEYGPWLNFLGELRPFLKKAWPHDQKRREEVMRRLAGDEILFRLVARGKEDLAKERVKQCLSLPSV, from the coding sequence ATGGGCTTTTATTCTATTGCTGTAGAGTTAACGAACCGTCCCTGCCTGGTAGTCGGCGGCGGGCAGGTCGGTGAGCGTAAGATTTTAAATTTGCTGGAAGCAGGTGCCAGGGTTACCCTTGTAAGCCCAGAGGTCACGCGCGTCCTGGCTGACCTGGCCCTGGCCAGGCAGCTGGTATGGTGGCGGCGTGAGTACCAGCCCGGCGATATCAGGGGGATGACTCTGGTTTTTGCCGTCACCGGTGACGCCGGACTTAATGCCCGCGTGGCTGCCGACTGCCAGCAGGCCGGTATCTGGGTTAATGTCGCCGATGCGCCGGAAAAGTGTACCTTTATAGTACCTTCGATCGTCAGGCGCGGGGATCTACAAATAGCCATCACTACCGCAGGGAAAAGCCCGGCCCTGGCCAGCCAGTTACGTAAACAGCTGGAGGCTGAAATTGGACCGGAATACGGCCCCTGGTTGAATTTTTTAGGAGAATTGCGTCCTTTTCTTAAAAAGGCCTGGCCCCATGACCAGAAACGCCGGGAAGAAGTTATGCGGCGGCTGGCCGGGGATGAGATATTATTTCGCCTGGTAGCCCGGGGCAAAGAAGATTTAGCAAAGGAGCGGGTGAAGCAGTGTTTGTCGTTGCCGTCGGTTTAA
- a CDS encoding polyprenyl synthetase family protein, with protein sequence MKELPLWQEVQADLQEVEAELLRQVDAPDPVLSQAARHLVQAGGKRLRPAFAILAAKCCGAPLERVLPLAVALEMIHMATLVHDDVIDASPIRRGRPTVWARWGQELSLHTGDYLFARSLLLVATYDDPRIPSILASTSVKMVQGELHQLAGAFDLEVTLRDYLRRIYRKTALLIAASCQLGAIAAGAREDFIRHLYHYGRNLGMAFQITDDVLDMVADPERLGKPIGSDLRQGVITLPAIYAIRFSPKKQKLVCLLAKRDKTAMEIQEVIDLIKNCGGIDYALGLAERYLARARQHALFLPEGRARETLMGLTHFVRTRGI encoded by the coding sequence ATGAAAGAGTTACCCCTCTGGCAGGAGGTACAAGCTGATTTACAAGAGGTAGAGGCTGAATTATTGCGCCAGGTGGATGCTCCCGACCCGGTTTTAAGCCAGGCAGCCCGGCACCTGGTCCAGGCGGGGGGAAAAAGATTGCGCCCAGCCTTTGCCATCCTGGCAGCCAAATGCTGCGGTGCCCCCCTGGAACGGGTCCTGCCCCTGGCCGTGGCCCTGGAAATGATTCATATGGCCACCCTGGTTCATGACGATGTTATCGATGCCTCGCCAATCCGGCGGGGGCGGCCGACGGTGTGGGCCCGCTGGGGCCAGGAGCTTTCTTTGCATACGGGGGATTACCTTTTTGCCCGGTCCCTGCTCCTGGTGGCCACCTATGACGATCCCCGTATCCCTTCGATCCTGGCTTCCACCAGCGTCAAGATGGTCCAGGGGGAACTGCACCAGCTGGCCGGCGCCTTTGACCTGGAGGTTACCTTGCGTGACTACCTGAGACGTATTTACCGCAAGACGGCCTTGCTTATTGCCGCCAGCTGCCAGCTGGGGGCCATAGCTGCCGGGGCCAGGGAGGATTTTATCCGCCACCTGTACCATTATGGCCGCAACCTGGGGATGGCCTTCCAGATCACCGATGACGTCTTGGATATGGTGGCCGACCCGGAACGCCTGGGTAAGCCTATAGGAAGCGATTTGCGCCAGGGAGTTATTACTCTGCCGGCCATCTATGCTATACGCTTCTCTCCCAAAAAGCAAAAGTTAGTTTGCCTGCTGGCCAAAAGGGATAAAACTGCTATGGAAATTCAAGAAGTCATTGACCTCATTAAAAATTGTGGTGGTATTGATTATGCCCTGGGGCTGGCCGAGCGGTACCTGGCCCGGGCCAGGCAGCACGCCCTTTTCCTGCCGGAAGGGCGGGCGCGGGAGACTTTAATGGGCCTGACGCACTTTGTAAGGACGCGTGGTATATAA